A window of Bacillota bacterium contains these coding sequences:
- a CDS encoding ectonucleotide pyrophosphatase/phosphodiesterase, producing MKRPLLALSLALLLALSPVAGQARAVSQHVVLISVDGLAASDLDRAASLPNFGHIIGTGAVAREVRPVYPSLTYPSHTSIITGTSPAKHGITANTPLQPGVRDPEWYFWARDIRVQTLYSAARKAGIRTACVLWPVTARASIDYLLPEIWPTKPGQSVTSLVLANGSPLTILALNLRFGKMLRGTETDALDDFTAASAAYVIRTRRPGLLMVHLTDLDHQKHEFGSTSPQASEALARQDARIGTILDAVRKAGITDSTTFVVMGDHGFLDTDHQINLNALFVQEGLMTLANDGTVTSWDAAVNPCDGSAHVYVKDDAARLRVMELLSDLETRGAETGVESVDRSADFGPDGPAFVVEARRGYYFGGDVSGELVVPARVRATHGYSPAKPEMATVFMATGAGIRPGSVVSSIDMTDVAPTLARLMGVSLPDTEGRVIEEILVMPE from the coding sequence GTGAAAAGGCCCCTTTTGGCCCTCTCTCTGGCGCTGCTGCTCGCGTTGTCTCCCGTGGCCGGGCAGGCCCGGGCTGTGTCCCAGCACGTGGTGCTCATCTCTGTGGATGGGCTTGCTGCGTCTGATCTCGACAGAGCCGCAAGTCTCCCCAACTTCGGTCACATAATCGGCACAGGCGCCGTTGCCCGGGAAGTCCGTCCCGTGTACCCGTCGCTGACCTACCCGAGCCACACATCGATAATTACGGGAACCAGCCCGGCAAAGCACGGGATCACAGCGAACACCCCTCTTCAACCAGGAGTACGCGATCCAGAATGGTACTTCTGGGCACGGGACATCAGAGTCCAGACTCTCTACAGTGCTGCCAGGAAAGCAGGGATCCGTACCGCATGCGTCCTTTGGCCTGTCACCGCCCGTGCATCCATAGATTACCTTCTTCCAGAGATCTGGCCGACCAAGCCAGGGCAGAGTGTGACTTCTCTGGTCCTCGCCAATGGGAGCCCTCTTACCATCCTCGCCCTCAACCTGCGGTTCGGCAAGATGTTGCGCGGGACTGAAACCGACGCGCTCGATGACTTCACAGCTGCATCTGCAGCATATGTCATCAGGACAAGGCGTCCGGGGCTTCTCATGGTTCACCTTACCGACCTTGACCACCAGAAGCACGAATTCGGCTCAACATCGCCGCAAGCATCTGAGGCTCTTGCACGTCAAGATGCGAGGATCGGCACCATTCTCGATGCCGTGCGGAAGGCAGGCATCACCGACTCCACTACGTTCGTGGTCATGGGGGATCACGGATTCCTGGACACTGACCACCAGATAAACTTGAACGCTCTGTTCGTCCAGGAAGGTCTGATGACCTTGGCGAACGACGGAACAGTGACCTCGTGGGACGCGGCCGTCAACCCTTGTGACGGCTCGGCGCATGTCTATGTAAAGGACGACGCTGCCCGCCTGCGTGTCATGGAACTCCTTTCGGACCTCGAAACGCGAGGAGCCGAGACTGGCGTGGAATCAGTTGACAGGAGCGCAGATTTCGGGCCGGACGGCCCAGCCTTCGTCGTTGAGGCCAGGCGCGGCTACTACTTCGGAGGCGATGTTTCGGGCGAACTTGTCGTGCCGGCACGTGTCCGGGCCACACACGGGTATTCTCCCGCCAAGCCGGAGATGGCCACCGTATTCATGGCTACGGGAGCCGGAATCAGACCCGGTTCAGTAGTCTCCAGCATCGACATGACGGATGTCGCCCCAACTCTGGCACGACTCATGGGAGTCAGCCTTCCGGACACTGAGGGCAGAGTGATAGAGGAGATCCTGGTGATGCCGGAATGA
- a CDS encoding DMT family transporter, with product MICSTTRKALPFAAITMTTALWGLSFVSTKILLRTLAPMQVAFSRHVLATAASLAFLAASGSGKRINAADLPKVAVAAMIGIPLYFYFENTALLYTSAAAASMITAVTPAIVAVADCAIRRRVPPATTWLGILVSGCGVYFVVQAGGAMLGGADYVRGNLMILVSATAWAAYTIINRPLIQKYGVPTTNAYQITLATVVLGVLAPKSGLTRQLLSPVVLLNLAYLGILCSALAYAMYLFALRALGSTTVTVFINLVPVFGVLGSALVLGEPVTGAQLVGGCIVLSGILAVNRSTGQAPGRMRRSGPVV from the coding sequence ATGATATGCTCCACGACAAGAAAGGCGCTCCCTTTCGCAGCAATAACGATGACTACGGCCCTTTGGGGCTTGTCTTTCGTCAGTACGAAGATCCTTCTTCGGACACTCGCCCCGATGCAGGTGGCGTTCTCACGTCACGTCCTCGCAACTGCGGCCTCCCTGGCCTTCCTGGCAGCGTCCGGTTCCGGCAAGCGGATCAACGCAGCCGACCTGCCCAAAGTCGCAGTCGCCGCCATGATCGGCATTCCGCTCTACTTCTACTTCGAGAACACAGCGCTTCTCTACACTTCAGCCGCAGCAGCATCGATGATCACTGCTGTCACACCTGCAATCGTGGCGGTGGCAGATTGCGCGATCCGAAGGCGAGTTCCGCCAGCCACCACCTGGCTCGGCATTCTCGTGTCCGGGTGCGGAGTCTACTTCGTGGTCCAGGCGGGGGGGGCCATGCTCGGCGGGGCGGACTACGTTAGGGGCAATCTCATGATTCTCGTGTCAGCCACCGCATGGGCAGCTTACACCATCATCAACAGGCCGTTGATCCAGAAGTATGGGGTTCCGACCACGAACGCTTACCAGATCACCCTGGCAACAGTGGTCCTTGGGGTGCTGGCGCCCAAGAGCGGCCTCACCAGACAGCTTCTGTCGCCTGTTGTCCTGCTGAACCTCGCCTACCTGGGGATTCTCTGCTCTGCTCTGGCCTATGCCATGTACCTCTTCGCCTTGAGAGCACTGGGATCTACCACTGTCACAGTTTTCATCAACTTGGTGCCCGTGTTCGGGGTCCTCGGAAGTGCGTTGGTCCTTGGTGAGCCGGTAACCGGGGCTCAGCTTGTTGGGGGATGCATCGTGCTTTCCGGCATCTTGGCAGTAAACCGCTCGACTGGGCAGGCTCCGGGGCGGATGAGAAGGAGTGGACCTGTTGTATAA
- the pepF gene encoding oligoendopeptidase F, with protein sequence MENTTLQIPARDEVREELKWRLEDIYVSDELCENDMAAVRKSLPELAAYAGKLGTSADTLLSCLRLRDRVEELTTRAYVYTHMRKDEDNTKPKYQAMHDRAASLAVEAASRTSFIGPEILTIPQSTLDRFMEDEPDLALYRHYIDNIVRKKVHTLSAPEERIVALAGEMAQGATNIFTMLNNADIKFPTIRDEAGQEVEVTKGRYVKFLESRDRRVRREAFEALYSSYRALLNTLSSTLGAAVKADVFFSRVRNYPSALAAALDRDNIPVDVYTNLIATIRSRLHLMHRYVRLRKRALGLDELHMYDMYTPIVPNVEYSITYEDARETVLQALAPLGRDYLDTLESGFSSGWVDVVENRGKTSGAYSWGSYGSHPFVLLNWQDTLDNMFTLAHEMGHAMHFHYSWATQPYVYSDYAIFVAEVASTVNEILLIEHLLAITKDQAMRMYLLNHYLESFRGTVFRQTMFAEFEKMTHEAFEAGEALTPEFLCDRYRQLNSDYYGADVVSDDDISLEWARIPHFYTAFYVYQYATGFSAAVALARRILEEGEPAVRRYVRFLSGGGSTYPIELLRGAGVDMTSAEPVNRALDAFEKALQEMESFFAS encoded by the coding sequence TTGGAGAACACGACTCTACAGATCCCGGCCAGGGATGAGGTCAGAGAGGAGCTCAAGTGGAGGCTCGAGGACATCTATGTCTCCGACGAACTGTGCGAGAACGACATGGCCGCAGTTCGCAAGAGCCTGCCTGAGCTTGCAGCGTACGCTGGAAAGCTAGGAACCTCAGCAGATACCCTGCTATCCTGTCTTAGACTGCGCGATCGGGTGGAGGAACTGACGACGAGGGCATACGTCTACACCCATATGCGCAAAGACGAGGACAACACCAAACCCAAGTACCAGGCAATGCACGACCGGGCGGCGAGTCTAGCGGTGGAGGCCGCAAGCCGGACATCCTTCATAGGCCCAGAGATCCTGACTATACCCCAGTCCACCCTCGATCGGTTCATGGAGGATGAGCCAGACCTAGCATTGTACCGTCACTATATCGACAACATTGTCCGGAAGAAGGTTCACACACTTTCAGCTCCCGAGGAAAGAATTGTGGCTTTGGCGGGGGAGATGGCGCAGGGCGCCACTAACATCTTCACGATGCTGAACAATGCGGACATCAAGTTCCCCACGATCCGGGATGAAGCCGGGCAAGAGGTTGAGGTCACCAAGGGCAGGTATGTGAAGTTCCTCGAGAGCCGAGACCGCAGGGTGCGGAGGGAGGCGTTCGAAGCGCTCTACTCGTCCTACCGTGCTCTGCTGAACACTCTCTCGTCGACCCTGGGCGCCGCGGTCAAGGCTGATGTGTTCTTCTCCCGGGTCCGCAACTACCCGAGTGCTCTCGCAGCTGCGCTCGACCGAGACAACATCCCCGTGGATGTGTATACCAACCTCATCGCGACGATCCGCTCACGCTTGCACCTGATGCATAGGTATGTGAGGCTGAGAAAGAGGGCTCTCGGTCTTGATGAATTGCACATGTATGACATGTACACCCCAATCGTGCCCAACGTGGAGTACAGTATCACATACGAGGATGCCCGAGAGACTGTTCTCCAGGCGCTTGCGCCGCTCGGTCGCGACTACTTGGACACCCTGGAATCCGGGTTCTCCTCGGGTTGGGTAGACGTCGTGGAAAACAGAGGCAAGACCTCGGGGGCCTATTCCTGGGGCTCGTATGGCTCCCATCCCTTTGTCCTTCTGAACTGGCAGGATACTCTGGACAACATGTTCACTCTCGCGCACGAGATGGGCCACGCAATGCACTTCCACTATTCGTGGGCCACTCAACCTTACGTCTACTCTGACTACGCCATCTTCGTGGCTGAAGTCGCCTCGACGGTAAACGAGATTCTTCTCATCGAGCACCTCCTCGCGATCACCAAGGATCAGGCGATGAGGATGTACCTGCTCAACCACTACCTGGAGTCTTTCCGGGGGACTGTGTTCAGACAGACGATGTTCGCGGAGTTCGAGAAGATGACTCACGAAGCCTTTGAGGCCGGAGAGGCTCTTACCCCCGAGTTCCTCTGCGACAGGTACAGGCAACTCAATTCGGACTACTACGGCGCTGACGTAGTGAGCGATGACGACATCTCCCTGGAGTGGGCGAGGATCCCGCACTTCTATACCGCGTTCTACGTATATCAGTACGCGACAGGATTCTCAGCCGCAGTGGCCCTTGCGCGGCGGATCCTGGAGGAAGGCGAACCTGCGGTCAGGAGGTATGTCAGGTTCCTCTCTGGCGGAGGCTCCACCTACCCTATCGAACTGCTTCGCGGAGCCGGGGTTGACATGACCTCTGCGGAACCCGTGAACCGGGCGCTAGACGCTTTCGAGAAGGCGCTGCAAGAGATGGAATCCTTCTTCGCCTCCTAA
- the pulA gene encoding type I pullulanase → MGLDVSAARAVGGQELFELYYPGDDMGAVYSTRATSFRVFAPTALGVSCILYPSPTASTGREIPMAPDCDGTWTTTVHGDLAGTCYTYRVNLGGAVNEAPDPYARALTLNGERGVVVDLDRTDPPGWTTDRRPPFRHAVDAVIYEVHVRDYSASEYSGMTHKGKYLAFTEPGALDHLVDLGVTHVHLLPVQDFASVDEAAPDEYNWGYDPHHFYVPEGSYSTNPADPTCRITEVKQMVQAFHARGIRVVMDVVYNHTYTVDGSPLHQIVPNYYHRTNAAGQFTNGSGCGTELATERPMVRKLILDSLKYWMDEYHVDGFRFDLMALLDYHTVREISAELRSLDPTVLLYGEPWAGGVSGLCPSQLFTKGRQRGLGIALFNDGLRNAVKGDTDGPGLGFVSGAPHREGAIRRGIAGSVAYDTCSCDFAAEPGETINYVSCHDNLTLWDKLAKSCPQDSEEDRIRMDLLAQAVILLSQGIPFIHGGEELLRTKHGNHNSYNAGDLVNQIDWSRKKTYPHVFAYYRGLIALRRAHPAFRMTQASQIVNHLRFHHSPANTVSFVLDGHPNGDPWRNIMVILNANRHPVEIGLPGTGPWRVVVEGMKAGTRTRRMVLGPTVSVAPISAMVLHQ, encoded by the coding sequence TTGGGTCTCGACGTTTCCGCTGCCCGTGCCGTAGGCGGACAGGAGCTTTTTGAACTGTACTACCCCGGAGACGACATGGGGGCGGTCTACTCTACCCGGGCGACATCGTTCCGAGTCTTTGCCCCGACCGCGCTCGGTGTCTCGTGCATACTGTATCCGTCACCAACTGCTTCCACCGGTCGCGAGATACCCATGGCGCCTGACTGCGATGGGACATGGACGACCACGGTCCATGGGGATCTGGCCGGCACTTGCTACACATACCGCGTAAACCTGGGCGGCGCAGTGAACGAGGCTCCTGACCCGTATGCGAGAGCACTCACACTCAACGGTGAGCGCGGAGTGGTCGTGGACCTCGACCGCACCGACCCACCGGGGTGGACGACGGATCGTAGACCCCCCTTCAGGCACGCAGTCGACGCAGTCATCTACGAGGTGCATGTGAGGGACTACTCGGCGTCGGAGTACTCCGGGATGACGCACAAAGGCAAGTACCTGGCGTTCACGGAACCGGGTGCTCTAGATCACCTGGTAGACTTGGGTGTTACTCACGTCCACCTGTTGCCAGTCCAGGATTTCGCGTCGGTGGACGAGGCTGCGCCGGACGAGTACAACTGGGGTTACGACCCGCACCATTTCTACGTGCCTGAGGGATCCTACTCCACCAACCCGGCTGACCCCACGTGCCGGATCACCGAGGTCAAACAGATGGTGCAGGCTTTCCACGCCCGGGGTATCCGCGTTGTGATGGACGTAGTGTACAACCACACCTACACAGTGGATGGGTCTCCGCTTCACCAGATCGTGCCGAACTACTACCACCGCACCAATGCGGCCGGGCAGTTCACCAACGGGTCCGGCTGCGGGACCGAACTTGCCACTGAGAGGCCTATGGTGCGGAAGCTCATATTGGACTCGCTCAAGTACTGGATGGACGAGTACCATGTGGACGGGTTCAGGTTTGATCTCATGGCTCTTCTCGACTATCACACTGTGCGTGAGATATCGGCCGAACTCCGTTCGCTCGACCCGACGGTCCTGCTGTACGGAGAGCCGTGGGCGGGAGGGGTGTCCGGGCTGTGCCCTTCACAGCTGTTCACGAAAGGTCGACAACGCGGTCTCGGCATCGCGCTGTTCAATGATGGGCTGAGGAACGCCGTGAAAGGAGACACGGACGGTCCTGGCTTGGGCTTCGTTTCTGGCGCGCCGCACCGCGAAGGTGCCATCCGTCGGGGCATCGCAGGGTCAGTGGCATACGACACGTGCAGCTGCGATTTCGCGGCCGAGCCTGGAGAGACCATCAACTACGTCTCGTGCCATGACAACCTCACCCTCTGGGACAAACTGGCGAAATCATGCCCGCAAGACTCAGAGGAGGACAGGATCAGGATGGACCTGCTGGCGCAGGCGGTGATTCTCCTGTCCCAGGGGATCCCATTCATCCACGGCGGGGAGGAACTCCTCCGAACCAAGCATGGGAACCACAACAGCTACAACGCAGGTGACCTGGTCAACCAGATAGACTGGTCGCGCAAGAAGACCTACCCCCACGTGTTTGCCTATTACCGCGGTCTCATCGCACTGCGAAGGGCGCATCCAGCGTTCCGCATGACGCAAGCGAGCCAGATCGTGAACCATCTCCGGTTCCATCATAGCCCCGCCAACACGGTGTCGTTCGTTCTCGACGGGCATCCGAACGGGGACCCATGGAGAAACATCATGGTCATACTGAACGCCAACCGCCATCCGGTCGAAATCGGTCTCCCGGGGACCGGCCCGTGGAGAGTGGTAGTCGAAGGGATGAAAGCCGGGACACGGACGCGCCGAATGGTACTGGGGCCGACTGTGTCGGTCGCGCCGATAAGTGCCATGGTTCTCCACCAGTAG
- a CDS encoding 50S ribosome-binding GTPase — translation MPANLTPQYIEAEEAFKRAATTEEKILALEEMLRTIPKHKGTEKMQADIKRRLSRLREEGEAARRKGKGDPFRVEREGAGQVFTVGLPNSGKSALVGALTKAKVLVAPYPFSTQLPIPGMMPYEDVLIQLVDSPPISPDLAPPALLASIRLGDGLLISLDVSVDSCLEDLDALIGILEDRRVLPDKTSRTLLALTKVDLDHARENAEVVRATFPQFSSVEVSTKTGEGLDLIPPAVFRML, via the coding sequence ATGCCGGCGAACCTCACCCCTCAGTATATTGAAGCCGAAGAGGCCTTCAAACGAGCAGCCACCACCGAGGAGAAGATCCTTGCGCTGGAGGAGATGCTCCGCACCATTCCCAAGCACAAGGGAACGGAGAAGATGCAGGCGGACATAAAGCGGCGGCTCTCCCGGCTCCGGGAGGAAGGGGAGGCTGCCCGCAGGAAGGGCAAAGGGGACCCTTTCAGGGTGGAGCGCGAAGGTGCGGGGCAGGTCTTCACAGTTGGATTGCCGAATTCCGGGAAGTCGGCTCTGGTGGGCGCCTTGACCAAGGCGAAGGTCCTAGTGGCGCCCTACCCTTTCTCGACTCAGCTGCCCATTCCCGGCATGATGCCTTATGAGGACGTTCTGATTCAGCTGGTTGATTCCCCTCCCATCTCCCCAGACCTCGCCCCTCCCGCTCTCCTCGCGTCGATCCGACTGGGGGATGGTCTTCTGATCAGCCTCGACGTTAGTGTTGACTCATGTCTGGAAGACCTCGACGCCCTCATTGGTATTCTGGAGGACCGCAGAGTCCTGCCGGACAAGACCAGCCGAACGCTTCTGGCACTTACGAAAGTCGACCTTGATCACGCCAGAGAGAACGCAGAGGTGGTCCGCGCGACGTTTCCGCAGTTTTCCTCAGTTGAGGTTTCCACGAAGACAGGGGAGGGGCTCGACCTCATACCCCCCGCCGTTTTCCGCATGTTGG
- a CDS encoding Na/Pi cotransporter family protein, with translation MLTRDMVFGVIGGLGLFLYGMNLMGEGLRRAAGDQMRRVLEILTGTPVKGVLVGAFVTAVIQSSSGTTVMLVGFVNAGLMTLRQAIGVVMGANIGTTVTAQLIAFKLSDYSLPIIGLGFLLHLLSKRRFWKSISHVVLGFGMLFLGMSLMTSAVAPLRGSQAFVRLMHAFGANPILGVLIGLGMTVVIQSSSATVGMLMAVALASPDIITLRVAIPILFGDNVGTCVTAMLASIGTSRTARRTALAHALFNVFGCILFLPFISQFVRLVLALSGAADVQRQIANAHTLFNVLNTVIWVPGISILERMVTHAVPGEDVVVESAPKYLDKRMLGTPSVALDLASSEICRMADIVGTMLSEARQALLEGYTTALDQALASRESVVDSLNSAVVLYLSTLVARSTLSESESARMMRLMHVVGDVERIGDQAEQMMNYARQRFDQRLPFSDAAVAELDRVFKVVDSIVHEGTEALRTESREAASRVYGMHEALDTLTSHLRSNHIGRLNEGKCVPGSGVIFVELMNNLERVGDLAVNLADAVFGQKSPRTPGDPKVSLT, from the coding sequence GTGTTGACGCGGGATATGGTGTTCGGGGTCATAGGTGGCCTCGGGCTTTTCCTCTATGGCATGAACCTCATGGGCGAGGGCTTGAGGCGCGCGGCCGGGGATCAGATGCGCCGCGTGTTGGAGATCCTCACTGGGACTCCCGTGAAGGGTGTCCTCGTGGGAGCCTTTGTCACGGCCGTGATCCAGAGCTCCAGTGGGACCACGGTGATGCTCGTGGGGTTCGTCAACGCTGGCCTTATGACACTCCGGCAAGCGATCGGAGTGGTGATGGGTGCGAACATAGGCACCACCGTCACAGCGCAGCTAATTGCGTTCAAGCTATCTGACTACTCCCTGCCAATAATCGGCCTGGGCTTCCTGCTCCACCTGCTCTCGAAGCGGCGGTTCTGGAAGAGCATCTCGCATGTGGTCCTGGGATTCGGCATGCTGTTCCTGGGTATGAGCTTGATGACCAGTGCGGTGGCCCCCCTACGGGGAAGTCAGGCCTTCGTCCGGCTCATGCATGCGTTCGGTGCAAATCCTATCCTGGGCGTCCTCATAGGTCTCGGCATGACGGTCGTGATCCAGAGTTCCAGTGCCACCGTGGGCATGTTGATGGCAGTTGCTCTGGCCTCGCCTGACATCATCACACTTCGGGTCGCCATACCCATTCTCTTCGGTGACAATGTCGGGACGTGCGTCACCGCTATGCTGGCCAGCATAGGCACGAGCCGAACTGCCAGGAGGACCGCCCTCGCTCACGCGCTCTTCAATGTCTTCGGGTGCATTCTGTTCCTCCCATTCATCTCGCAGTTCGTCCGGCTTGTGCTGGCGCTATCCGGGGCCGCGGATGTCCAAAGGCAGATCGCCAACGCCCATACCCTCTTCAACGTGCTGAACACCGTCATTTGGGTACCTGGCATCAGCATCCTGGAGAGAATGGTGACCCATGCGGTTCCAGGGGAAGACGTGGTGGTTGAGTCCGCTCCGAAGTACCTGGACAAGAGAATGCTCGGCACCCCATCTGTGGCATTAGATCTGGCGTCCTCGGAGATCTGCCGAATGGCCGACATAGTTGGAACAATGCTCTCCGAGGCACGGCAGGCTTTGCTAGAAGGCTACACGACCGCGCTTGATCAAGCTCTGGCTTCCCGGGAGAGCGTTGTGGACAGCTTGAACAGCGCTGTGGTGCTTTACCTGTCTACCCTTGTAGCGAGGAGCACTCTCAGTGAGTCAGAGTCGGCCAGGATGATGAGGCTGATGCACGTGGTAGGGGATGTAGAACGTATAGGCGACCAGGCGGAGCAGATGATGAACTACGCTCGCCAGAGGTTCGACCAGCGGCTCCCGTTCTCCGACGCCGCTGTTGCAGAACTTGACCGCGTGTTCAAGGTGGTCGATTCCATTGTCCATGAAGGCACGGAGGCTCTCCGGACGGAGAGCCGCGAGGCGGCGTCTCGCGTGTACGGCATGCACGAGGCTCTGGACACCCTCACGAGCCACCTCCGATCCAATCACATTGGGCGGTTGAACGAAGGCAAGTGCGTGCCCGGGTCCGGAGTGATATTCGTTGAACTCATGAACAACTTAGAGAGAGTGGGGGACCTCGCGGTCAACCTTGCGGATGCCGTTTTCGGACAGAAGAGCCCTCGCACGCCCGGCGACCCCAAGGTGAGCCTGACCTGA
- a CDS encoding GNAT family N-acetyltransferase: protein MTQAPGITIRRAVPDDAGAICEISSHIWDGHDYIPNVVDRWVADDTGAFLVAELDGHVRGYGKLTLHTPLDGWLEGLRVDVGFRRRGLARALSCALVDHARALGLHTLRFATSVDNVESIALNERAGFRRIAGFRYLFAAEREILAVGTPDGHRLDTADPAVERLTDPAEVAQFVLSSDLVRMSGGLFPGGFVFQEATPETVMAIIGRAECLGIRHPKPDRTLAAVLIVESSHEGSVDNPGLVIRFLEGEPSASGALARWTLWYAHSRGISYIDVSTPCGHPSTPALVEAGFENWHSEVPESLPTILVFEYPPEVLRGL, encoded by the coding sequence ATGACTCAGGCTCCCGGGATCACTATCAGGCGTGCTGTGCCTGACGACGCCGGCGCTATCTGCGAGATAAGCAGTCATATCTGGGATGGCCATGACTATATCCCCAATGTCGTGGATAGATGGGTCGCGGATGACACAGGGGCGTTTCTCGTCGCGGAGTTGGACGGGCACGTCCGGGGCTACGGAAAGCTCACACTCCACACCCCGCTTGATGGTTGGCTTGAAGGCCTTCGTGTCGACGTCGGCTTTCGACGCCGGGGCCTGGCCCGAGCGCTCTCGTGTGCTCTCGTGGACCACGCGCGTGCCTTGGGCCTTCATACGCTGAGGTTCGCAACAAGTGTGGACAATGTCGAAAGCATCGCCCTGAACGAACGGGCAGGCTTCCGCCGGATCGCGGGGTTCCGGTACCTTTTCGCGGCGGAACGGGAGATCCTTGCGGTTGGCACGCCGGACGGGCACCGGCTCGACACAGCAGACCCCGCAGTGGAGAGACTCACAGATCCCGCGGAAGTCGCACAGTTCGTGCTAAGCTCCGATCTCGTCCGAATGTCAGGAGGCCTGTTTCCCGGCGGGTTTGTGTTTCAGGAGGCCACCCCAGAAACAGTGATGGCCATCATCGGGCGGGCAGAGTGCCTCGGGATACGACATCCAAAGCCAGACCGCACGCTTGCTGCTGTCCTGATCGTCGAATCAAGCCACGAGGGATCGGTGGACAACCCCGGGCTCGTCATCAGGTTCCTCGAGGGGGAGCCTTCCGCCTCGGGCGCCCTCGCCAGGTGGACCCTCTGGTACGCCCACAGCCGCGGGATTTCTTACATCGATGTAAGTACCCCGTGCGGGCACCCATCGACACCGGCATTAGTTGAAGCCGGCTTTGAGAATTGGCACTCGGAGGTGCCCGAGTCTCTGCCCACGATCCTGGTCTTCGAATACCCCCCTGAGGTACTCAGGGGCCTCTGA
- a CDS encoding HD-GYP domain-containing protein translates to AALIATTARWEVPFGSAVVFVALMWASSLSVINLHSMLVVMAYPVIMVCALKYDPGATALISAIGSLSVQEIRILRENNDEWHFALKLLGNRGVSALCAYAASAAFHFFWPHPYMAFGDLGFLGAAASSGVAWMAAASLIMNIGIILSRPQLKLTIDPTVALTAVTAIAPSVIMGLMATALFEHGGLIPFVLAEWFFIANKNFTQRALIKKENAEQINIAFARIIDSKDHYTGGHSERVARLARTLAEAARLPKAEVEEIEYVARLHDVGKVNLPDSVLTKNNLLSPDEYEMVKKHPAWGADLIRGMQRIYGDKHYRAILEHHERYDGLGYPDGKKGVEISLWGRILAICDAYDAMTTDRPYKPALAADEARRELENCAGSQFDPELVQLFVSKVLA, encoded by the coding sequence GGCGGCGCTCATCGCGACTACTGCGCGCTGGGAGGTCCCGTTCGGTTCTGCCGTGGTTTTCGTCGCGCTCATGTGGGCCTCTTCGCTGAGCGTAATAAACCTCCACAGTATGCTTGTGGTCATGGCCTACCCGGTGATCATGGTGTGCGCATTGAAGTACGATCCGGGAGCTACCGCGCTGATCTCCGCGATCGGCAGCCTAAGCGTGCAGGAGATACGCATACTGCGAGAGAACAACGATGAGTGGCATTTCGCCCTCAAGCTCCTGGGGAACCGAGGCGTGAGCGCGCTGTGCGCGTATGCTGCCAGCGCAGCCTTTCATTTCTTTTGGCCCCATCCTTATATGGCCTTCGGGGACTTGGGGTTCCTCGGCGCGGCGGCCTCGTCCGGGGTTGCATGGATGGCGGCGGCCAGCTTGATCATGAACATCGGAATCATCCTCTCGAGACCCCAGCTGAAACTCACCATCGACCCCACTGTCGCACTTACCGCCGTGACAGCCATCGCTCCATCTGTTATCATGGGTCTGATGGCCACAGCGCTTTTCGAACACGGTGGGCTTATCCCGTTCGTGCTCGCGGAATGGTTCTTCATCGCGAACAAGAATTTCACCCAGCGTGCACTGATCAAGAAGGAGAACGCCGAGCAGATCAACATTGCGTTCGCTCGGATCATAGATTCGAAGGACCACTACACCGGAGGGCATTCCGAGCGGGTGGCACGGCTGGCGAGGACGCTTGCGGAGGCTGCTAGACTCCCCAAGGCCGAGGTTGAGGAAATCGAGTACGTCGCCAGGTTGCATGATGTCGGCAAGGTAAACCTGCCGGACTCAGTTCTCACGAAGAACAACCTACTCTCTCCGGACGAATACGAGATGGTGAAGAAGCACCCGGCGTGGGGAGCTGATCTGATCCGCGGTATGCAAAGGATCTACGGAGACAAGCACTACCGAGCGATACTCGAGCATCACGAGAGGTACGACGGGCTAGGATATCCGGATGGCAAGAAAGGCGTCGAGATTTCTCTGTGGGGTCGGATACTGGCGATATGCGACGCCTACGATGCCATGACCACCGACCGCCCCTACAAGCCTGCGCTGGCAGCGGATGAGGCCAGGCGGGAGCTGGAGAACTGCGCGGGCAGTCAATTCGACCCGGAACTGGTGCAACTGTTTGTCTCCAAGGTACTAGCATAG